One Rhodoferax ferrireducens T118 DNA segment encodes these proteins:
- the nusG gene encoding transcription termination/antitermination protein NusG — protein MNDAVETPATETPAAAQVLATAPTNPDLRWYVVHAYSGMEKAVERNITERINRSGMQHKFGRILVPMEEVVEIKNGQKKTTERKFFPGYVLVEMVMDDDTWHLVKHTNKVTGFVGGLKTRPAPISEAEVLKIVNQMQEGTEKPRHKVEFEVGEFVRVKDGPFTDFNGSVEDVNYEKSKVRVAVTIFGRATPVELDFSQIEKT, from the coding sequence TGGCAACGGCGCCGACCAATCCCGATTTGCGTTGGTACGTTGTTCATGCTTATTCAGGCATGGAAAAAGCGGTTGAGCGCAACATCACGGAGCGCATCAATCGCTCTGGTATGCAGCATAAATTTGGCCGCATTCTGGTTCCCATGGAGGAAGTGGTCGAGATCAAGAATGGTCAGAAAAAAACGACTGAACGCAAGTTTTTCCCAGGCTATGTGCTGGTTGAAATGGTGATGGACGACGATACCTGGCACCTGGTCAAGCACACCAACAAGGTCACTGGTTTTGTCGGCGGTCTGAAGACCCGCCCGGCGCCGATCTCGGAGGCGGAAGTCTTGAAGATCGTCAACCAGATGCAGGAAGGCACCGAGAAGCCGCGTCACAAAGTTGAATTTGAGGTGGGTGAGTTTGTGCGCGTCAAGGATGGACCTTTTACCGATTTCAATGGCTCGGTGGAAGACGTCAACTACGAAAAGAGCAAAGTTCGCGTCGCGGTTACAATCTTTGGCCGCGCCACGCCAGTGGAACTTGATTTTTCTCAGATTGAGA